A genomic region of Rheinheimera sp. MMS21-TC3 contains the following coding sequences:
- a CDS encoding HPP family protein — MKHVSDLMTADPFCVERGANLKDAHDLMRSKNVRHIPVIDTNGELVGMLTQKVLVAKVMSLVAQFGAAELERKEKQQLVTDIMLTDFVSVLPSTTLLEVTEYFVTNRHGCLPIVDDSNKIKGILTSSDFVRLAVILLKQST, encoded by the coding sequence ATGAAGCATGTTTCAGATTTAATGACTGCAGATCCCTTTTGTGTAGAGCGTGGCGCTAATTTAAAAGATGCCCATGATTTAATGCGCAGTAAAAATGTTCGGCATATTCCTGTTATAGACACTAATGGTGAGCTAGTAGGCATGCTGACACAAAAAGTGTTAGTGGCTAAAGTAATGTCATTAGTAGCCCAATTTGGCGCGGCTGAGTTAGAGCGTAAAGAAAAACAACAGTTAGTTACCGATATTATGCTAACAGATTTTGTCAGCGTATTGCCTAGTACTACTTTACTTGAAGTAACAGAATATTTTGTGACTAATCGCCATGGCTGTTTACCTATAGTAGACGACAGCAATAAGATTAAAGGAATTCTAACCTCATCTGACTTTGTTCGTTTAGCGGTAATTCTGCTGAAACAAAGTACTTAA
- a CDS encoding S46 family peptidase, producing the protein MKKTLLMLALASSFAIADEGMWMPQQLPEIADKLKTAGLALDPASLTKLTEFPMGAIVSLGGCSASFVSDQGLVVTNHHCVYGSIAHNSTPENDLLANGFLANSFSDEVSAAPGSRIFVTKAVDNVTDKVVDAKTAKLSGKKRLDAIEANEKSLVADCEQDAGHRCTVASYYGGLEYYLIKQLEIKDVRLVHAPPSGVGKFGGDTDNWMWPRHTGDYSFYRAYVSPEGKSADYSVDNVPYTPDYHLKIATDALNDGDFVMALGYPGRTNRHRLPSEVSETFQWSYPNTVQQFKDSLDIIARETANNKDAELKYASRKAGLNNYMKNRQGMLDSFANSDFLQRKTAQHQALTQWVNSSRSNKKAYAKDLAEIETLLKKRHEQNRAEYLLNNATPRLLGLARALHRLTHENTKPNAQRKAGYQERDFPRYKAFIAGMERNFDVNVEKAFDLHNLTKYASQNKKQRNAEFDKAMGIKDNMSQQQLIALIDSWYNATGLTSLANRQALLQGSIADYKASNDFFVKAAIALYKSDLKQEAADEELAGKIQQAYANYMRAKIAFMQSQGEAVYPDANSTLRVTYGNVRGRAHGNEDGNAWAPFTTLRGISAKATGEGEFNAPQKQLEAIAAKQFGNYKVDSLNSVPVNFLATLDITGGNSGSAVLNGKGELVGLAFDGTLDSIISDWDFNNDNTRSIQVDSRFMLWQMQHIDNADSLLKELNIL; encoded by the coding sequence ATGAAAAAAACACTTCTTATGCTAGCCCTAGCCAGCAGCTTTGCCATTGCCGATGAAGGCATGTGGATGCCACAGCAATTACCCGAAATTGCTGATAAATTAAAAACTGCAGGTTTAGCGCTAGACCCTGCGAGTTTAACTAAACTAACCGAATTTCCAATGGGCGCTATCGTAAGTTTAGGCGGTTGCTCTGCATCTTTTGTTTCAGATCAGGGTTTAGTGGTGACTAACCATCACTGTGTTTATGGCAGCATTGCTCATAACTCAACGCCAGAGAATGACTTATTAGCTAATGGCTTTTTAGCTAACAGCTTTAGTGATGAAGTATCAGCGGCGCCAGGCAGCCGAATTTTTGTTACAAAAGCGGTAGATAATGTCACTGACAAAGTTGTTGATGCTAAAACCGCTAAGCTAAGCGGTAAGAAACGCTTAGACGCTATTGAAGCTAATGAAAAAAGCTTAGTAGCCGACTGCGAACAAGATGCTGGTCATCGCTGTACTGTGGCATCTTATTATGGTGGCTTAGAGTATTACTTAATTAAACAATTAGAAATTAAAGACGTACGTTTAGTCCATGCTCCCCCTTCTGGTGTAGGTAAGTTTGGTGGTGATACCGATAACTGGATGTGGCCACGTCATACCGGTGATTATAGCTTCTATCGTGCTTATGTTAGCCCTGAAGGCAAATCTGCTGACTATAGTGTAGATAACGTGCCTTACACACCTGATTATCATTTAAAAATTGCCACCGATGCCCTAAATGATGGCGATTTTGTTATGGCACTTGGCTACCCTGGGCGTACTAACCGTCACCGCTTACCAAGCGAAGTTAGCGAAACATTCCAGTGGAGCTACCCAAATACAGTTCAGCAGTTTAAAGATAGCCTAGATATTATTGCCCGCGAAACGGCTAATAATAAAGATGCTGAATTAAAATATGCTAGTCGTAAAGCCGGCTTAAATAACTACATGAAAAATCGTCAAGGCATGCTAGATAGCTTTGCTAATAGCGATTTTTTACAGCGTAAAACTGCACAGCACCAAGCCTTAACCCAATGGGTTAATAGTAGCCGTAGCAATAAGAAAGCCTATGCTAAAGATTTAGCCGAAATTGAAACGCTATTAAAAAAACGGCATGAACAAAATCGAGCAGAATATTTATTAAACAATGCTACACCGCGATTATTAGGCTTAGCCCGCGCTTTACATCGTTTAACTCACGAAAATACTAAACCAAATGCACAGCGTAAAGCTGGCTATCAAGAGCGTGATTTCCCACGTTATAAAGCTTTTATAGCGGGTATGGAGCGTAATTTTGATGTCAATGTTGAAAAAGCCTTTGATCTGCATAATTTAACTAAGTATGCCAGCCAAAACAAAAAGCAGCGTAATGCTGAGTTTGATAAAGCTATGGGTATTAAAGATAATATGAGCCAACAGCAATTAATCGCATTAATTGATAGTTGGTATAATGCTACCGGATTGACTTCGTTAGCTAACCGTCAAGCTTTATTGCAAGGCTCTATCGCTGATTACAAAGCCAGTAATGACTTTTTTGTAAAAGCGGCAATTGCTTTATATAAATCAGACTTAAAGCAAGAAGCGGCAGATGAAGAGTTAGCAGGTAAAATTCAACAAGCCTATGCTAACTATATGCGCGCTAAAATTGCCTTTATGCAATCTCAAGGTGAGGCCGTCTATCCAGATGCAAACAGCACCCTACGTGTCACTTACGGTAATGTTAGAGGCCGAGCTCATGGCAATGAAGATGGTAATGCTTGGGCGCCATTCACAACGCTGCGCGGTATTAGTGCTAAAGCAACAGGTGAAGGTGAGTTTAATGCGCCACAAAAGCAACTAGAGGCCATTGCTGCTAAGCAATTTGGTAACTATAAAGTAGATAGCTTAAACTCAGTACCAGTCAACTTTTTAGCAACCTTAGATATTACTGGTGGTAACTCAGGTTCAGCAGTATTAAACGGTAAAGGTGAACTAGTTGGTTTAGCCTTTGATGGTACCTTAGACTCAATCATCTCAGATTGGGACTTTAATAATGATAATACCCGTTCAATCCAAGTAGACTCACGCTTTATGCTGTGGCAAATGCAGCATATTGATAATGCTGACAGCTTATTAAAAGAGCTAAATATCCTGTAG